In Aristaeella hokkaidonensis, the following are encoded in one genomic region:
- a CDS encoding DUF3800 domain-containing protein: MAAFDVYGGNGMDIFVYSDESGVFDCYHSQYFVFGGVVFLDNKTMESSARRYLSVEQEIRQENMIASEDELKAASLERKNQRRLFRVTNREFRFGVVVEIPKLKIRAQIADDKKSRQRYMDFAYKIAIKRFFSSLIQDGAINPVEVKTIHFFVDQHTTATNGRYELNENLEQELIRGSFNFEWQIFHPPLFPNAKSVTLKYCDSRKVVLIRAADIIANRIYHLAIENTLRYRESPHFYVYALPDNDLK, encoded by the coding sequence ATGGCGGCTTTTGATGTATATGGGGGAAACGGGATGGATATCTTTGTATACTCAGATGAGTCTGGGGTATTTGACTGCTATCATAGTCAATACTTTGTATTTGGTGGAGTGGTTTTTCTGGACAATAAGACCATGGAATCTTCTGCCAGAAGATATCTTTCCGTTGAGCAGGAAATTCGGCAGGAAAATATGATTGCTTCGGAAGATGAGCTGAAAGCAGCCAGTCTGGAGAGAAAGAACCAACGCCGGTTATTCCGAGTAACTAACAGAGAATTCCGTTTTGGTGTCGTTGTGGAGATTCCCAAACTAAAGATACGTGCTCAAATTGCTGATGATAAAAAATCCAGACAACGCTATATGGATTTTGCTTATAAAATTGCCATAAAGCGGTTTTTTTCTTCTTTAATTCAGGATGGAGCAATTAATCCTGTAGAGGTTAAGACAATTCACTTTTTTGTTGATCAACACACAACTGCTACAAATGGGCGCTATGAATTGAATGAGAATCTGGAGCAGGAGTTAATTCGAGGATCTTTCAATTTTGAATGGCAGATTTTCCATCCCCCGCTGTTTCCCAATGCAAAATCAGTCACTCTCAAGTATTGTGATTCCAGGAAAGTTGTACTGATTCGGGCTGCTGATATTATTGCAAATCGAATATATCACCTTGCGATTGAAAATACCCTTCGTTATCGGGAAAGCCCACATTTTTATGTATATGCTTTACCGGATAATGATCTGAAATAA
- a CDS encoding YozE family protein produces the protein MSFYDYMMRFLKKDSASGDLARDMEHVHTRLNDEDVYQIRTRDELLFYLRWKHACPECIETAKHCWRNYVKYMASH, from the coding sequence ATGTCTTTCTACGATTACATGATGCGCTTCCTGAAAAAGGATTCCGCCTCAGGGGATCTGGCGAGAGATATGGAGCATGTGCATACCAGACTCAACGATGAGGATGTTTATCAGATTCGAACTCGGGATGAACTGCTCTTTTATCTCCGTTGGAAGCATGCATGCCCGGAGTGCATAGAGACAGCAAAACACTGCTGGAGGAATTATGTCAAATACATGGCCAGCCACTGA
- a CDS encoding helix-turn-helix transcriptional regulator, which produces MARTTDKKKEGMGARVEAARKQKGWSQEQLADYLMISRSAVKSKEMGDRPFTLEEACALCDLFHLTLDYLVNGVETINVSFHNALGLDDKALNCLRSFHERQSFRQEGLNMALSSPDVLTALSRYMSYVPEEKGYYLSELMSYKDDKFIECRMSHEFFSDVLKQNLLHMLDNAKAGDYSSTGYYEAYEDFMEVVEREREAKLAEPTENEGTVKDAEEK; this is translated from the coding sequence ATGGCACGTACGACTGATAAGAAAAAAGAAGGTATGGGCGCACGGGTTGAAGCCGCAAGAAAGCAGAAAGGATGGTCACAGGAACAGCTCGCTGATTACCTGATGATCTCCAGAAGCGCGGTCAAAAGCAAGGAAATGGGAGACCGGCCTTTCACGCTGGAGGAAGCCTGTGCCCTGTGTGATCTCTTCCATTTAACACTGGACTACCTGGTGAATGGAGTGGAAACAATAAATGTTTCCTTCCATAATGCCTTAGGCCTGGATGACAAGGCGCTCAACTGCCTGCGTTCTTTTCATGAGCGCCAATCTTTCCGGCAGGAAGGTCTCAACATGGCCCTTTCCTCTCCGGATGTTCTGACTGCCCTGTCCCGGTATATGTCCTATGTTCCCGAAGAGAAAGGTTATTATCTTTCAGAACTGATGTCATATAAGGATGACAAGTTTATTGAATGCCGGATGAGCCATGAGTTTTTTTCCGATGTACTGAAGCAGAATCTGCTGCATATGCTGGACAACGCTAAAGCCGGAGACTATAGCTCCACAGGGTATTATGAAGCATATGAGGACTTCATGGAGGTCGTTGAAAGAGAAAGGGAAGCCAAACTGGCAGAACCGACAGAGAATGAAGGGACTGTAAAGGATGCCGAAGAGAAGTAA
- a CDS encoding bifunctional DNA primase/polymerase, which yields MTSVDSALELAAAGYRVFPAHGIDRSGECTCGKRGCPSAGKHPAFSGWQGKATSDRKKVEQMWLGRDYFNPAIATGSGLVVLDVDGQEGMDSLRELEAVHGPLPATRTVRTGSGGYHYYFHTAVNIRNSVRTIGKGLDIRGDGGLVIAPGAVHRSGGRYQWVEGKGIRDIREAEIPPWLLNLMVSEVKQPKEKKGKKEKPDGKKEQPSINLDADIPEGQRNESLNRIAFILRKQQGKTMKEIDVFLHRLNQEKCKPPLSDKEVDLIIRSVDELSREGGAEDEFRNNHPTGLVCAADVEDAETQFLVKPYLPVGKLTLIQGNPGEGKTAFACYLAARVSTGTDMLGVPCGQGNVLILSVEDDQPELKRRIAANGGDLSKCFFVAEASMLSFISPEVEAYIKQAEAKLVIFDPFQSFLGSKVDMHRANETRPVLAQLADVADRTRCAIALICHMAKGLQDTPAVLRSLGSTDIPGASRSIMQIGRADDNPNQRLMVHVKCSNAANGKSLLFSIGEKAKISNISFTDKDESNFYTFGKKTRDAANDEFMYEEIRNALREIVKESPQGRFVLYSELGFAAPKGVQMKRLLLTLKARLEADGIAIGDFKRKSECMSVWVAPYIDDFLL from the coding sequence ATGACGTCGGTTGACAGCGCCCTGGAACTTGCTGCTGCAGGGTATCGCGTCTTTCCGGCTCACGGAATCGACCGGTCCGGGGAATGCACTTGCGGGAAACGCGGATGTCCGTCTGCCGGAAAGCATCCGGCTTTCAGTGGCTGGCAGGGGAAAGCGACTTCGGACAGGAAGAAAGTCGAGCAGATGTGGCTCGGGCGGGATTACTTCAATCCTGCTATCGCCACAGGAAGCGGACTGGTTGTCCTGGACGTGGATGGACAGGAAGGTATGGACAGTCTCCGGGAGCTGGAGGCTGTCCATGGACCCCTTCCGGCGACCCGTACGGTCCGGACCGGCAGCGGCGGCTATCATTATTATTTCCATACCGCCGTCAATATCCGGAACAGTGTCCGGACCATCGGCAAAGGGCTGGATATCCGCGGTGACGGCGGCCTTGTCATTGCTCCCGGCGCAGTGCACCGGAGCGGCGGAAGATACCAGTGGGTGGAAGGAAAAGGGATCCGGGATATCCGGGAAGCGGAGATTCCGCCCTGGCTCCTGAACCTGATGGTATCCGAAGTAAAACAGCCGAAAGAGAAAAAGGGAAAGAAAGAGAAACCCGATGGGAAGAAAGAACAGCCTTCCATAAACCTGGATGCGGATATTCCCGAAGGACAGCGGAATGAATCGCTGAACCGGATCGCCTTTATACTCCGGAAACAGCAGGGAAAAACGATGAAGGAAATCGATGTGTTTCTTCACCGGCTGAATCAGGAGAAGTGCAAGCCGCCCCTTTCGGATAAAGAAGTAGACCTGATTATCCGTTCTGTGGACGAACTGTCCCGGGAAGGCGGGGCGGAGGATGAATTCAGGAATAACCATCCGACCGGCCTGGTCTGTGCCGCCGATGTGGAAGATGCGGAAACACAGTTTCTGGTAAAACCTTACTTGCCTGTGGGCAAACTGACCCTGATCCAGGGCAATCCCGGGGAAGGCAAAACAGCATTTGCCTGTTACCTGGCCGCCAGGGTTTCCACCGGCACAGATATGCTGGGTGTTCCCTGCGGACAGGGCAATGTCCTGATTCTTTCCGTGGAGGATGACCAGCCGGAGCTGAAGAGGCGAATCGCGGCCAACGGCGGAGACCTGTCGAAATGCTTTTTTGTGGCGGAAGCCAGTATGCTTTCTTTTATATCCCCAGAAGTGGAAGCGTATATCAAACAAGCGGAAGCAAAGCTGGTGATCTTCGACCCCTTCCAGTCCTTCCTGGGCTCAAAAGTGGATATGCACCGGGCGAATGAGACCCGGCCGGTCCTGGCCCAGCTGGCGGATGTCGCTGACCGGACGAGGTGTGCTATTGCCCTGATCTGCCACATGGCGAAGGGCCTGCAGGACACCCCTGCGGTGCTGCGCTCCCTGGGATCTACAGATATTCCTGGTGCCAGCCGTTCCATTATGCAGATCGGCAGGGCGGACGATAACCCGAACCAGCGCCTCATGGTGCATGTCAAATGCTCCAATGCGGCAAATGGGAAAAGCCTGCTATTCTCCATCGGGGAGAAAGCGAAGATCAGCAATATCAGTTTTACGGATAAGGATGAATCCAATTTCTACACTTTCGGGAAGAAGACCCGTGATGCTGCCAATGATGAGTTTATGTATGAAGAGATCCGGAATGCTTTACGAGAGATCGTGAAGGAAAGCCCCCAGGGCAGGTTTGTCCTGTATTCCGAACTGGGTTTTGCTGCGCCGAAGGGCGTACAGATGAAGCGCCTGTTGCTGACGCTGAAGGCTAGGCTGGAAGCGGATGGGATTGCTATTGGGGATTTTAAGCGGAAGAGCGAGTGCATGTCCGTCTGGGTTGCACCGTATATTGATGATTTTCTGCTTTGA
- a CDS encoding tyrosine-type recombinase/integrase has translation MPKRSNTRGANGDGTIRKRPDGRWEGRYSYGFNPRTGKPNQKSVYGKTQKEVRIRLKQITSEIDLGVYTEPTKMTLGTWLDIWIEDYNKDVKPATLDQYKYQIRVHLKPNLGAVRLPELTAPMVQHVYNKLMEPYKLKQKNWKGKDIVKQRKGLSAKSIKNMNSVLHSALSQAVKLGYISTNICSALTLPKVRKTEMHPVTGENLNALLKAIKGNPYEELIYVTMFTGLRQGEIIGLTWDCINLDTGMMTIYRQLQKQRETGSEYKFLPLKNSKSRTFMVADNVIKMLKRQKTKQSEMKLKAGKCWKNEEGFVFTDELGNHISKYTAYENFKRCAAEAGIPATRFHDLRHTYATLALEQGTNIKTVSSNLGHATVAFTLDVYGHVDEQMQKDSANRMQAFLEALQ, from the coding sequence ATGCCGAAGAGAAGTAACACCAGGGGCGCCAACGGAGACGGCACCATCCGGAAACGGCCGGACGGCCGCTGGGAAGGCCGGTATTCATACGGCTTTAATCCGCGTACCGGGAAACCGAACCAGAAATCTGTCTACGGCAAAACGCAGAAGGAAGTGCGGATAAGGCTGAAGCAGATCACCAGCGAGATTGACCTGGGTGTGTATACGGAGCCTACGAAGATGACCCTCGGAACCTGGCTGGATATCTGGATTGAGGACTATAACAAGGATGTAAAGCCCGCCACATTGGACCAGTACAAGTATCAGATCCGGGTACACCTAAAGCCCAATCTCGGCGCTGTACGCCTTCCCGAGCTGACTGCCCCGATGGTCCAGCATGTGTATAACAAGCTGATGGAGCCGTATAAGCTGAAGCAGAAGAACTGGAAGGGCAAGGATATCGTCAAGCAACGGAAGGGCCTGTCCGCCAAGTCCATCAAGAACATGAACAGCGTACTGCACAGTGCCCTCAGCCAGGCAGTCAAGCTGGGTTATATCTCAACAAATATCTGTAGCGCGCTGACCCTGCCCAAGGTCCGCAAGACTGAAATGCATCCGGTGACCGGTGAAAACCTCAACGCTCTGCTGAAAGCCATCAAGGGAAATCCCTATGAGGAACTGATCTATGTCACCATGTTTACCGGACTGCGGCAGGGCGAGATCATCGGCCTGACCTGGGACTGCATCAATCTTGATACCGGCATGATGACCATCTACCGCCAGCTGCAGAAGCAGCGTGAAACCGGATCCGAATACAAGTTCCTGCCGCTGAAAAACAGTAAGAGCAGAACCTTCATGGTAGCGGACAACGTCATAAAAATGCTGAAGCGGCAGAAGACCAAGCAGAGTGAAATGAAGCTGAAAGCCGGCAAGTGCTGGAAAAATGAAGAAGGCTTTGTGTTCACAGACGAGCTCGGAAATCATATCTCCAAGTACACAGCCTATGAGAATTTCAAGCGCTGTGCAGCAGAAGCCGGTATCCCCGCCACCCGCTTCCATGATCTGAGGCACACGTATGCCACCCTTGCCCTGGAGCAGGGAACAAACATCAAGACGGTATCCTCTAACCTCGGTCATGCAACAGTAGCCTTTACGCTGGATGTATATGGACACGTGGATGAACAGATGCAGAAGGACAGCGCCAACCGGATGCAGGCCTTCCTGGAAGCATTGCAATGA
- a CDS encoding helix-turn-helix domain-containing protein — MTEKLTLSVEEAGKLLGVSRQVAYQLIHRADFPTLRIGRRVLVPKKQLEAWMDRMTNTMEGIDHDVG, encoded by the coding sequence ATGACTGAAAAACTGACTCTCTCTGTTGAGGAAGCTGGCAAACTGCTGGGCGTTTCCCGGCAGGTGGCTTACCAGCTGATCCACCGTGCGGATTTCCCGACGCTGCGTATCGGCCGACGCGTGCTGGTTCCGAAGAAGCAGCTGGAAGCCTGGATGGACCGCATGACAAATACTATGGAGGGAATCGACCATGACGTCGGTTGA
- a CDS encoding type I restriction-modification system subunit M produces MARGAAKPKEQKPIEQTVWDAANKLRGKVEPAEYKHVVLSMIFLKYANDRFDTHREQMIAAGQQAFLEMMPFYTKDNVFYIPENARWKYIMENAKQPDIAIKIDTALHEIEAKNPSLEGALPDNYFSRLHMDPSGLSSLLDLINGLSLQVGEDKDVFGRVYEYCLREFALKEGKGKGEFYTPRTVVALLCELIEPYSGIVYDGACGSGGMFIQSMRFVDEHKGSRLNVSIYGQELTDTTRRLAKMNLAIRGISANLGAEAANTFLNDQHKDLKADFSLENPPFNQKDWREPNQLNDDPRWNGYPTPPTSNANYGWLLNTVSKLNQNGVGVVLLANGALSADSTEYEIRKRMIENDVVEAIVIMPRNLFYTTDISVTAWILNRNKKARKEKRVDGEAIYRDRSGEILFMDLRQIGHPFEKKYIEFTEEDRKMIVDRFKSWRFLNYETPYEDIPEFCYVAKKAEIVEKDYNLVPSRYIEFVNRDEAVGYEEKMSQLQSELQELLTQEKQSRQALLEVMKGLGYEIKL; encoded by the coding sequence ATGGCCAGAGGAGCAGCAAAACCGAAGGAGCAAAAACCGATAGAGCAGACTGTATGGGATGCGGCCAATAAACTGCGCGGGAAAGTGGAACCGGCAGAATATAAGCATGTTGTTCTGTCCATGATCTTCCTGAAATATGCGAATGATCGTTTTGACACTCATAGGGAACAGATGATTGCTGCTGGTCAGCAGGCGTTCCTGGAAATGATGCCTTTCTATACAAAGGATAATGTGTTCTATATTCCGGAGAATGCCCGCTGGAAATATATAATGGAAAACGCGAAGCAGCCTGATATCGCAATCAAGATCGACACTGCGCTGCATGAGATCGAAGCAAAGAATCCGTCACTGGAAGGAGCTCTGCCGGACAACTATTTCTCCCGGCTGCATATGGATCCCAGTGGCCTGTCATCTTTGCTGGACCTGATCAATGGCTTGTCGCTCCAGGTGGGAGAGGATAAGGATGTCTTCGGACGGGTATATGAATACTGTCTCCGTGAATTTGCATTGAAAGAAGGCAAAGGTAAGGGAGAATTCTATACGCCGCGCACAGTTGTTGCACTGCTCTGTGAACTGATTGAACCATATTCCGGTATTGTGTATGACGGTGCCTGCGGTTCCGGCGGTATGTTTATACAGTCTATGCGTTTTGTGGATGAGCATAAGGGAAGCCGGCTGAATGTTTCCATATATGGCCAGGAACTGACAGATACTACCCGCCGGTTGGCAAAGATGAACCTGGCAATCCGCGGGATATCTGCCAATCTGGGTGCAGAGGCTGCCAATACATTCCTGAATGATCAGCATAAGGATCTGAAAGCTGATTTTTCATTGGAAAATCCGCCATTCAACCAGAAAGACTGGCGAGAACCGAATCAGCTGAACGATGATCCCAGATGGAACGGGTATCCGACGCCGCCGACCAGTAATGCGAATTATGGCTGGTTACTGAATACAGTGTCGAAGCTGAATCAGAATGGCGTGGGTGTGGTATTGCTGGCAAATGGGGCGTTGTCAGCAGATAGCACTGAATACGAGATCCGGAAACGGATGATTGAAAATGATGTGGTAGAAGCAATCGTTATCATGCCGCGAAATTTGTTCTATACCACGGATATCTCTGTAACTGCGTGGATCTTGAATAGAAACAAAAAGGCTCGCAAAGAGAAGCGTGTTGATGGAGAAGCCATATATCGGGATCGCAGCGGAGAAATATTGTTCATGGATTTAAGGCAGATAGGGCATCCATTTGAAAAGAAATACATCGAATTTACAGAAGAAGACAGGAAAATGATCGTTGACCGGTTCAAATCCTGGCGTTTTCTGAACTATGAAACGCCTTATGAAGATATCCCGGAATTCTGCTACGTTGCTAAGAAAGCTGAGATCGTCGAAAAGGATTATAACCTTGTCCCCAGCCGTTATATCGAGTTTGTGAACCGTGATGAGGCCGTCGGCTATGAAGAAAAAATGTCTCAGCTTCAGAGTGAACTTCAGGAATTGTTGACTCAGGAGAAACAGTCTAGACAAGCCTTGCTGGAAGTGATGAAAGGACTGGGCTATGAGATCAAATTATAA
- a CDS encoding restriction endonuclease subunit S codes for MRSNYKRLGGYIRPVDERNYDRALGEDNLYGISVTKEFIISHANLVGVSFDGYKVVSPRQFAYIPDTSRRGDKIAISLNTFGEKIIVSSICSVFEIIDENALLPEYLMLWFMRPEFDRYARFMSNGSAREVFEWECMCGVELPIPCIDDQRKIVRDYEVITRRIDLLRKIDENLEKQALIYFHSTVDNLEKNNVLSDFACITMGTSPEGETLNDKADGEVFYQGRSDFGFRFPSIRLYTSNTIRRAKQRDVLMSVRAPVGDINIAKEDCAIGRGLAAIHPKDNCYSFLYYTMKELYYELKRFNDEGTVFGSITKDDLAALKIQLPSPSDRENFESKVRPIDNFILNNEFEIISLQALRSNLLSGITKGI; via the coding sequence ATGAGATCAAATTATAAGAGGCTGGGGGGATATATCCGACCAGTAGATGAAAGAAATTATGACAGAGCTCTCGGAGAAGACAATCTCTACGGGATTTCTGTCACCAAGGAATTCATAATATCGCACGCCAATCTGGTTGGTGTGTCTTTTGATGGGTATAAGGTTGTATCACCCCGGCAGTTTGCGTATATCCCAGATACATCCCGGCGCGGAGACAAAATTGCAATCTCTTTGAATACATTTGGAGAGAAAATCATTGTCAGCAGTATTTGTTCCGTGTTCGAAATTATAGACGAAAACGCCTTGCTTCCTGAATACCTGATGTTGTGGTTTATGCGGCCTGAGTTTGATCGTTATGCTCGTTTTATGTCTAATGGAAGCGCTAGAGAAGTATTTGAGTGGGAATGTATGTGTGGAGTTGAACTTCCAATTCCATGCATAGATGATCAAAGAAAAATAGTGCGCGACTATGAAGTCATTACGAGAAGGATTGATTTGCTCCGGAAAATTGATGAAAACTTAGAAAAGCAAGCACTTATTTATTTCCATAGTACTGTTGACAACCTTGAAAAGAATAATGTTTTGTCAGATTTTGCTTGTATAACTATGGGCACATCTCCTGAAGGAGAAACGCTTAACGACAAGGCAGATGGTGAGGTTTTCTATCAAGGGCGATCAGACTTTGGATTCCGTTTCCCGTCGATTCGCTTATATACTTCTAATACTATCAGACGTGCGAAACAAAGAGATGTTTTAATGAGTGTACGTGCACCTGTGGGTGACATTAATATTGCAAAAGAGGATTGTGCAATTGGGAGAGGCCTTGCTGCAATTCATCCTAAAGATAATTGCTACTCTTTCTTATATTATACAATGAAAGAACTGTATTATGAGCTTAAACGTTTTAACGATGAAGGAACTGTGTTTGGCTCAATAACAAAAGATGATTTGGCAGCACTTAAAATACAACTACCCAGTCCATCGGACCGGGAGAATTTCGAAAGCAAAGTAAGGCCGATTGACAATTTCATTCTCAATAATGAGTTTGAGATTATTTCGTTGCAAGCATTACGCAGCAATTTGCTGAGTGGAATAACAAAGGGGATATGA